Proteins encoded by one window of Chroogloeocystis siderophila 5.2 s.c.1:
- the hemJ gene encoding protoporphyrinogen oxidase HemJ encodes MAYYWFKAFHLVGIVVWFAGLFYLVRLFIYHVEANEQPEPAQTILKNQYQLMEKRLYNIITTPGMLVTVAMAIGLISTEPEVLKQGWLHIKLLFVVLLIGYHHYCSRLMKQLAKNECRWSSQQLRALNEAPTVFLVAIVLLAVFKNNLPTDITAWGILAMIVAMAVTIQLYARKRRLDKEKLMTQLQE; translated from the coding sequence ATGGCTTATTACTGGTTTAAAGCATTTCATCTTGTCGGTATTGTTGTTTGGTTTGCCGGATTGTTCTACTTAGTGCGCCTATTTATCTATCACGTTGAGGCGAATGAACAACCAGAACCCGCACAAACAATTCTGAAAAATCAGTACCAGTTGATGGAAAAACGGTTATATAACATCATAACTACACCAGGAATGCTGGTAACGGTAGCAATGGCGATCGGGTTAATCAGCACGGAACCGGAAGTTCTCAAACAAGGTTGGCTACATATTAAACTGCTATTTGTCGTTCTATTGATTGGCTACCATCACTATTGCAGTCGCTTAATGAAGCAATTAGCAAAAAATGAGTGTCGTTGGAGTAGTCAACAGCTACGTGCTTTGAATGAAGCACCTACAGTGTTTCTTGTCGCAATTGTGTTACTGGCGGTATTCAAAAACAATTTACCTACAGATATTACAGCGTGGGGTATTTTAGCGATGATTGTTGCAATGGCAGTCACGATTCAACTTTACGCCAGAAAGCGCAGACTTGATAAAGAAAAGCTCATGACACAACTGCAGGAGTAG
- a CDS encoding carotenoid oxygenase family protein, with product MHTTSKPATQTWAKAIAQPAEEFSLTTLPVLAGKIPANLRGTLYRNGPARLERGTTHVGHWFDGDGAILAVDFTDTEATALYRYVQTQGYQEEAAAGQFLYGNYGMTAPGPIWNQWFKPIKNAANTSVLALPDKLLALWEGGNPYALDLKTLQTWGCDDLGKLENNLPYSAHPKIDAQTGEIFNFGVTPGLNATLNLYKSDATGRILKHATFALKGVSLVHDFVLAGEYLVFFIPPVRLNPLPILIGLNNFSDSLEWQPQLGTEFLVFDRNLALVCRGETKAWYQWHFANGYVDDRGHIIVDVVRYEDFQTNQYLKEVATGETHTVAKSALWKICLDPQLGKVRTMENILDRHCEFPVIPPHAVGKEPQQIYLSVHRPGIDPRKEMFGAIARFDYQTQTLAIADCGENRYPTEPIYAPNPENPNRGWIVTIVYDGNTDSSEVWILSDRLTEPPICRLRLPSVVPMGFHGTWKPA from the coding sequence ATGCACACAACAAGTAAACCAGCAACGCAAACTTGGGCAAAAGCGATCGCGCAACCTGCCGAAGAATTTTCGCTGACGACTTTACCCGTCCTCGCAGGCAAAATTCCTGCGAATTTACGTGGTACGCTGTATCGCAACGGTCCTGCACGACTCGAACGCGGTACAACGCACGTGGGACACTGGTTTGATGGCGATGGTGCGATTCTCGCAGTCGATTTTACTGACACTGAAGCTACAGCCTTATATCGCTATGTACAAACACAAGGTTATCAGGAGGAAGCCGCAGCAGGACAATTCCTCTATGGTAACTATGGCATGACGGCACCAGGACCAATCTGGAATCAATGGTTCAAACCAATCAAAAATGCCGCAAATACATCTGTTTTGGCACTTCCTGATAAACTGTTGGCGCTATGGGAAGGTGGTAATCCTTATGCGCTTGATTTGAAAACACTACAAACCTGGGGATGCGACGATTTAGGAAAATTAGAAAATAACTTACCCTATTCTGCTCACCCCAAAATTGATGCTCAAACAGGAGAGATCTTTAACTTTGGTGTTACTCCTGGCTTAAATGCAACGCTGAACCTTTATAAAAGCGATGCTACAGGCAGGATTTTGAAACACGCAACATTTGCCCTTAAAGGCGTTTCCCTCGTGCATGATTTCGTCTTAGCAGGTGAGTATCTTGTGTTTTTTATCCCGCCGGTGCGCCTCAATCCCTTACCGATTCTCATCGGATTGAATAACTTTAGTGATTCGCTAGAATGGCAACCGCAACTTGGTACAGAGTTTTTAGTATTTGATCGCAATCTCGCGCTTGTTTGTCGCGGTGAAACTAAAGCTTGGTATCAATGGCATTTTGCTAATGGTTACGTAGATGATCGCGGTCATATTATCGTTGATGTTGTCCGCTATGAAGATTTTCAAACAAATCAATATCTCAAAGAAGTCGCCACAGGAGAAACGCATACTGTTGCGAAAAGTGCGCTGTGGAAAATATGTCTCGATCCGCAACTTGGCAAAGTGAGAACAATGGAAAACATCTTAGATCGGCATTGTGAATTTCCGGTCATTCCTCCCCACGCCGTCGGAAAAGAACCACAGCAAATTTATCTTTCGGTACATCGCCCAGGTATTGATCCTCGAAAAGAAATGTTTGGGGCGATCGCGCGTTTTGACTATCAAACTCAAACATTAGCGATCGCCGATTGTGGTGAAAACCGCTACCCCACCGAACCAATTTATGCTCCGAATCCTGAAAATCCAAATCGAGGTTGGATCGTTACAATTGTCTACGATGGTAATACTGATAGTAGTGAAGTTTGGATATTGAGCGATCGCCTCACTGAACCTCCAATTTGTCGCCTAAGATTACCTAGCGTAGTTCCGATGGGGTTTCATGGTACGTGGAAACCGGCGTAA
- a CDS encoding mechanosensitive ion channel family protein, with translation MNALIQEVKSSLLQLLGNTIEAIPAFAAAIIILFLTRYAANVTRRMTHVATKRVVKSQSLRSLLVQITHVATWVAGVLLACVIAFPDLRLGDIIGLLGLGSVAFGFAFQDIFKNFLAGVLLLLNEPFRLGDQIIVNGSEGTVEDITIRSTQIRTYQGERVLIPNAIVFTSSVQVLTAMPHRRTDLELGVDYNTDLASAIDLLLETVKQVKGVLPSPSPEVDAVAFGDSAIELVVRYWSAPQKIQVRQTRTRVIIALKQACDQAGINIPYPIRMLYYYNQEQFNDHYPVEDRADSHID, from the coding sequence ATGAATGCTTTGATCCAAGAAGTCAAATCAAGTTTATTACAATTATTAGGGAATACGATTGAAGCAATTCCAGCATTTGCAGCAGCAATTATTATCCTTTTCCTGACGCGTTATGCAGCCAATGTCACACGGAGAATGACTCATGTAGCGACAAAGCGAGTAGTTAAAAGTCAATCGCTGCGATCGCTTCTTGTACAAATTACTCATGTTGCAACTTGGGTAGCGGGTGTTCTCCTTGCGTGTGTCATTGCGTTTCCCGATTTGCGCTTGGGAGACATTATTGGTTTACTTGGTTTAGGTTCAGTCGCATTTGGTTTTGCTTTTCAAGACATCTTCAAAAATTTTCTGGCAGGGGTATTGCTACTCTTAAATGAGCCTTTTAGATTAGGCGATCAAATAATAGTTAATGGTTCAGAAGGAACCGTAGAAGATATTACGATTCGCTCGACTCAAATTAGAACTTATCAAGGAGAACGCGTACTTATTCCCAATGCGATCGTGTTTACAAGTTCGGTGCAGGTACTTACGGCAATGCCACATCGTCGCACTGATTTAGAGTTAGGTGTTGACTATAACACTGATTTAGCAAGTGCGATTGATTTGTTGCTTGAAACTGTTAAACAAGTCAAAGGTGTTTTGCCAAGTCCATCACCTGAAGTTGATGCAGTTGCCTTTGGTGATAGTGCGATTGAGTTAGTAGTGCGTTACTGGAGTGCGCCGCAAAAAATTCAAGTACGCCAAACGAGAACGCGGGTGATTATTGCGCTAAAGCAAGCGTGCGATCAAGCAGGAATTAATATTCCTTATCCAATTCGGATGCTTTACTATTACAACCAAGAGCAATTTAATGACCACTATCCGGTTGAAGATCGCGCTGATTCTCATATCGATTAG
- a CDS encoding helix-turn-helix domain-containing protein, translating to MAGVYKLEIEESEEDFKQLLRGQKTASAKERIQLLYLLKTKQAETVQAAALLLGRHRGTLQEWLRSYREGGIDGLLKRKARSGRPRAIPDWAEDSLLKRLQQRQGFDGYKAICDWLENALGLAAKYKTVHKLVHYRLQASPKVPRPVSGKQSLQQKEAYKKT from the coding sequence ATGGCAGGGGTGTACAAACTAGAGATTGAAGAGAGCGAGGAAGACTTCAAACAACTGCTGAGAGGGCAAAAAACAGCATCGGCTAAAGAGCGAATTCAACTGTTGTACCTGCTCAAAACCAAGCAAGCCGAGACGGTGCAAGCTGCTGCTCTTCTTCTAGGACGGCACCGGGGGACCTTGCAAGAATGGTTGCGCTCTTACCGGGAAGGCGGCATCGACGGGTTGCTTAAACGCAAAGCGCGTTCGGGTCGTCCCCGTGCGATTCCTGACTGGGCAGAGGACTCTTTGCTCAAACGATTACAGCAACGGCAAGGATTTGATGGGTACAAAGCGATTTGTGATTGGTTGGAGAACGCTTTGGGGCTCGCAGCGAAGTACAAAACCGTGCACAAACTGGTGCATTACCGATTGCAGGCATCGCCTAAAGTGCCACGACCTGTAAGTGGAAAGCAGTCTCTTCAGCAGAAGGAAGCATATAAAAAAACTTGA
- a CDS encoding IS630 family transposase, which translates to MSVLSWSGKVRFFCGDETRLRLKTLGGRKITAKRVKPMKEVQWQFQATYLYGIVEPKTGEHFFFEFSHLNTSCFQAFLNLVSQQFKDELLIIQLDNGSFHKAKRLQVPSNIILLFQPPHCPELNPIEQVWQYLKRRLRWSLPTTLDELRQQLRERLEALTPQVVASITARHSILDALSVAGI; encoded by the coding sequence GTGAGTGTTTTGAGTTGGAGTGGCAAGGTACGATTCTTCTGTGGTGATGAAACTCGACTGCGGTTGAAAACGCTGGGAGGACGTAAAATTACAGCCAAACGAGTCAAGCCCATGAAAGAGGTGCAATGGCAATTCCAGGCAACCTATCTCTACGGTATTGTTGAACCCAAAACAGGAGAGCACTTCTTCTTTGAGTTTTCTCACTTAAATACCAGTTGCTTTCAAGCGTTTCTGAATCTAGTGTCCCAGCAGTTCAAGGATGAGTTGTTGATCATCCAGTTGGACAATGGTAGTTTTCACAAAGCCAAGCGCTTACAGGTTCCAAGCAATATCATTCTGCTATTTCAACCGCCTCATTGTCCTGAGCTAAACCCGATTGAGCAAGTGTGGCAATATCTCAAGCGGCGATTGCGTTGGAGCTTACCCACCACACTTGACGAGTTGCGTCAGCAGTTGAGAGAACGACTGGAAGCACTTACTCCTCAAGTCGTTGCATCGATTACCGCACGCCACTCCATCTTGGATGCTTTATCTGTCGCCGGAATTTAG
- a CDS encoding transposase, which yields MITQIALLEATDGLVFEAFIAQKLVSQLWQGACVIMDNCSIHLGEEIETLITAAGARLIYLPPYSPDFSPIESCWSKIKNILRLLGARTYSNLAKAIEVAFNNVSLEDLRGWFTYFCYCTSLH from the coding sequence GTGATTACACAGATCGCCTTATTGGAGGCAACCGACGGTCTCGTCTTTGAAGCTTTTATTGCTCAAAAGTTAGTTTCTCAACTTTGGCAAGGAGCCTGTGTAATTATGGATAACTGTTCTATCCATCTAGGTGAAGAGATTGAGACTCTAATCACAGCTGCTGGTGCCAGATTAATTTATTTACCGCCCTACTCGCCTGACTTTTCTCCAATTGAGAGCTGTTGGTCGAAGATCAAAAACATACTGCGTCTTCTTGGCGCTAGAACCTATTCGAATTTAGCAAAAGCTATTGAAGTAGCTTTTAACAATGTGTCGCTAGAAGATCTCCGAGGTTGGTTTACTTATTTCTGCTATTGTACCTCACTACACTAA
- a CDS encoding glycosyltransferase, translated as MSSDKIHTLAFLVTAFPPEISGTSHSNWERVQWLAKQGMYRVIVFAPDWQHKELNSSLALSDLDEKLIIERYPSKPWPPYHLTHVPRFPVARQINEKLAFYKPNLITMTDVERFFLLSTWQLPGRHYAKQHQIPYLAEYHTDVYNFSAAYPGWQWLRGFVRTSNLTKHLYRPFDTTICFSQAASKSCQDMGISNVHTMPYAIDISAYSPNRRNRQWLTPWLSEHEQDHKVLLFLGRLGFEKRVDLLIEAFAKLKSQQPNCSLIIAGDGPLNVVNQLQRLAAPVPDIHFTGFLLGKTKANLLASCDVFCSPSPYETFGRTIVEAMASGIPVVTVNSGAVSEYLLDGINGYLVPPDDVEGLAHGIYQALSTNNLEIIHRALQDVQQFSFEQACQNLHHYYQQLLTINNNLVVMSK; from the coding sequence ATGAGTTCTGATAAAATCCATACCCTCGCTTTTCTTGTTACAGCCTTTCCTCCAGAAATTAGTGGTACTTCTCACTCAAACTGGGAGCGTGTCCAATGGTTGGCAAAGCAAGGGATGTATCGTGTGATTGTATTTGCACCCGATTGGCAACATAAAGAACTAAATTCCTCACTGGCACTATCGGATTTAGATGAGAAATTGATTATTGAACGTTATCCCTCAAAGCCTTGGCCTCCTTATCACCTAACTCATGTACCCAGGTTTCCGGTTGCGCGTCAAATCAACGAAAAGCTTGCCTTTTATAAGCCTAACCTGATTACTATGACGGACGTAGAACGCTTTTTCTTGTTAAGCACTTGGCAACTACCTGGCAGGCACTACGCCAAACAGCATCAGATTCCTTACCTCGCCGAATACCATACGGATGTTTACAATTTTTCAGCTGCTTATCCTGGCTGGCAGTGGTTGCGAGGTTTTGTTCGTACTTCCAACTTAACAAAGCACTTGTATCGCCCCTTTGACACAACAATATGCTTTAGTCAAGCCGCTAGCAAAAGCTGTCAAGATATGGGAATTTCTAATGTCCATACAATGCCGTATGCTATTGATATTTCCGCCTATAGTCCCAATCGTCGCAACCGCCAATGGTTAACACCTTGGCTTAGCGAGCACGAACAGGATCACAAGGTTTTACTCTTCTTAGGGCGTCTTGGCTTTGAAAAACGTGTTGATTTGCTCATTGAAGCATTTGCTAAATTAAAGTCCCAGCAACCCAATTGTTCTTTGATCATTGCTGGAGATGGTCCACTCAATGTTGTTAACCAATTGCAACGTCTTGCTGCACCAGTTCCTGATATCCATTTCACTGGTTTTCTTCTAGGAAAAACCAAGGCTAATTTACTGGCTTCTTGTGATGTCTTTTGCAGCCCTTCTCCTTATGAAACTTTCGGGCGGACTATCGTAGAAGCTATGGCTTCTGGAATTCCAGTCGTTACTGTCAATAGCGGTGCTGTCTCTGAATACTTACTTGATGGGATCAATGGCTATCTTGTTCCACCTGATGATGTTGAAGGATTAGCCCATGGGATTTACCAAGCACTATCAACTAATAATCTAGAGATTATTCACCGTGCTTTGCAAGATGTCCAGCAGTTCTCATTTGAGCAAGCTTGTCAAAATCTTCATCATTACTATCAGCAACTATTAACTATAAACAATAATTTGGTGGTCATGAGCAAGTAA